The window ctcctgcgcgccgccggcgggcggcCTGGCGTACCCTCCCCCGGCGCCAAAGTCGTTAGCGGGCGAGACCGTCTGGTTCGAGAGCGGGCTGACGCTctgcgagggcggcgagagctGGTGCTTCGGCACGGGCTGCCGTCTCATCGTGCCCGCTCCGGCACCCCCAAACCCGCCCGTCGTCTCGGACATGCCGGCGGGCGTGTGAAGGGGCGAAGGGCCGTTGGGGTCGTAGGCGCgcatgtcgtcgaggtcggagCGGCTGGGGCGGTTCGCCTTGTGGCGTCTGTAGGCCCACCACGCCACTCcgatgagggcggcgaggccgacgacgccgacggcggcgccaatGCCGGCCTTTGCGCCGGTGGATAGGCCGTCCGATCCATCGCCGGAGCTGCCGGAGCCGCCGGTGCTCTGGGCGCCCTCTGTCTGGGTGGCGGTACCGAGGCTGCCGGTGGTGGGACCGGTGTCGACGGTGCTGGGCGAGGCGGTGTCGATGGAGGTCGAGGTGACGGTCAGGGTGGACTCGACGGTGATTGTCGTCTGGGCGTTGTTGAACTGAGTCGAGGTGAGAGTGGAGGTGATGGCGGTgttggaggtggtggtgaagacgACGGTGCTCGTGCGGGTGTTGAGGACGGTCGAtacgccggcggcggagccggtgacggtgacgacgacggtgacgagggcgcgCTTCTCGACGAAGGCGTGCTTGCGGCGGACAAGGAGGTCGTCATAgtaggcgacggcggccggtgTGATTCCGGCGGCGGGCACGgcagcggggacgggggCGTCGAGGGGAAGTACCTGGAGGCTGCGCCTCGCGAGGACGGTCGAGGTAACGTAATTCGTGACGGTAGCGGTGGCGACGTCGTTGCTCGTGACGGTCGTGGTCTCGAAGCTGGTCGAGGTGACGAGGACCGTAGTCGTGATAGTGCGCAGGAagaccgtcgtcgccgtcaccacgccgccgcctccggtgccgccgacagTCGTCGTGATGGTGACGGTCGTCGtggcctcctcttctcccgtCGCCGaagtcgccgtcgtgggtgtcgtcgctgccgtcgtcggcgtcggcgtcggcgtggcTCCGGTGCCGCCACCCGTCTGTCGTGGGCGAAGGACAGGCATCGGCTTGTTGTTATTGACGTTGatgttgtcggcgacgggggaGGCTGTCGTCACGGAGCTGATGGTGCTCCAGAGCAGGGCCGCGAGGCCGGCTGATGCGAGACGCATGTTTGGCGATGCGGGTCGCGCGCTCCTACGAGCCGTAGGCGACCGAAGCTGCTACGATGACGGGTGTGTCGATGAGTGACGGGTGATGTGTGAGTGTAAAGTCGAGGTtgtgagggagagaggaaggggtGTTAAAAGTCTAGACGGGGTTAGGGtagggggagggagggggggggtggtaGATTGGACTCGGGGATGCAACCCGAGTCGACTGAGAGTGAatgtgagagtgagagtgagagtaaGTGTGAGAGTGACAGTGAGAGTGACcgtgtgtatgtgtgagCTGTGCCACCGCGGCGAAACACGGTGGAATGGGTCGAGGCTCGTACAGTCGCAGGGACAAGCAGATAACGaacgtgtgtgtgtgtgtaatGGATGCGCGAGGGGGATGAGTAGAGAAGGTCCACGGTAGGTGACAGAGAAGAAGTTTGGTTAGTCAGTCTACCAGGTCCGGTCTGGTCAGGTCGGGTTAGGTCAGGTTGAGTACGAGAAACGGGGGAAACGAGGGCTGGCTGAACGTGGAGGGTTGCGGGAAGAATGGCATCAGATTGGATCGATGGATCATGGATCATGGGTACGGACTTGGATGACAGATCCGTCGATGCTGCTATCTGGTCTGCCTGTCTGTTTTCTGCCGTCCGTCTCCCTTGGCCGGTGACCTTGATTGAGTCCATGACCATGCAAGAAATTTATTTTGCTTATACACCCACAAACATCCAACGGTGGGATTAACCAGACTATGCGGAATCGGGCGTGGCATCGCTGTTTAGCGTCCCAGCCGACGGGGTGCTAAGAGAAAAGCCACTCGTAGTAGcgtctctctgtctctgcccaATAGAGGAGAGGTGGCGCTGCCGACTgttggttttttttcttctttctcttcccttttctGCAAGGTGAACTGGAAATGGGCTTTTGCGTGGCGTGGATCATGGATGGATTTGGAGAACCCAtgctcccccctctctccggTCTCTTGCTGAACTCCGTGTGCTCCGTCTCCGCCGTCTCTGATCATTTAtctctcttgctctctctctctctagcTCTCTATATCTATGTCTGGATCCACCGTCGGAAACTGGGAGAGGAAGCCGATGGGGTGCTAGTGTCAAAGAGGAATCCGACGGGGACCAAGTCGTGTAGCATGACCAAGAAACAGTGGACGGGAGGGGCGTCGAGGAATTACGAATTACGCAATAAACCGCGTCTGGCCCCAAGACAGCGCAGAATACGGTTTACTCTTCGCAGAAAGAGGGCAGAAATGCCAATGTTTACTTAACCTAGGCCGGACAGCACCCGAGTCGAGAATCCCAATGACATGCAAAAAACGGACAGACGCGCCGCCGACAGCAACAATGTCAACAGGGAGGCCTGGCCTGGCTGACAGCAAAGCCGCAGATCAGTGCAAATTCTACGGGAACAACAGCCCCAAATCCCCATAGTCGACCACTGCGGACAGGCGACAGGGTCTTCCCCGCCATGCGGGAGTTGCCTGCTTTGGTGGGATGATGCGCGCCGCCTTTTCCTTGGGCCCCTGGGCCTTTCAGCCGAATGAATGACCTGCTTCGCTGGCAGCAGCATACCCCATTAACTGGTCACAGGCAACAACACACCTAAAAAAAATGTCAAGTGATGAACCAGCGGTGGCCGGGCGCCCTCGCCATGGTTTGGCCCGTCTTGTCGTGAGCCGTCCTCTGGGCAGACCCTTGGACCCTCGACCTCCCCCTTTAAGGGTTCGGGTGAAAACCCCGAGGACAGGAAACTTGAGAAGAAGCACGGCACGCCGGGAACACAAATCCCGCTCGCGGCGGAACTCCATTGGCCATACGGTGGGCAAACATGAAGAAAAGCGGACGGCTACTCTTCccgcgggggggagggatctTGTGACCGAGTCTCCCCGTCAACTGccacccccccttcttttttttttctctaTCTCCTTCGTTTCGGTCCGCGGATAGAGAGAAGATAGGTAGGACGCCGTGAATTAGTGGATAACATACGATGGCTGAGTAACAACCATGCCCGATGGCCTGCGTGCGAAGAAGAAATCATCGTCAAGCTGCGACACGTTCCCACGCGAGGGAGGcctcgatggtgatgagCGCATGCTCGGGGTCAGTCTCTCGAGCATGAGATACGAGCATGGACAGTCCGCATGTCCATCGATAGATGGGCAAGCTGGTCCAAGACAAGACACCCTTGACCAGGTCTTCTCCCCCTGATCCGGCCGATAAACAATGCCATCCACGCCGGCCGTGGCGCAGGTCACCCAGCCCCTCATCTAGGACTCTTCAGTACCTTACTCGGaaccccctcctcttcccctatCTACTGAGCAGGATTCCCTGGAATTGTCATTCATCACCCCACTAGCGCCGCCGGGTTGAAGGCCTTTCCTCGGAGCTAGAATAGTCCTGATGAACCGCTCGGTATGCGGCGCGCACGTTTGGTGGCTgtccaccgccgccgcgcgaGATTGACAAGCCCGCGGGCGCCTCGAGAACCAACagagagaaacagaaaaCAAATCATGGCCGTGCTTCTACTCGTCTCTTATTGTTTTCTTTCtattttttttctctcttcctctcttgGGTGCCCGATAGGCCGCCGTTATGCGATCGGCGACTGACATGTTTTCGCCCagacacgcacacacacacacacacacaccagaGACACGCACACCACCTGCAAAGAACAGGAGCTCGAAACGACGGCAATACGAGCTGCATGTCTGCAGAACCCGTCGATCGCTCGATAGCGAGTCATTTCGTAATCTCGAAAGCTGGCCGTGGCCCGACTTGCCGTGATCTGGTCTCCCTCCAGCCAGACAAGAATTCACTCAACTCAGTCCGATTACACGCAAACGGGCCACTTGCAACTCGCATAATCGAACCCATGGGCCGGGACTCTCGGACGTTGTACCCAGGATGGCCCGGAAATTGCCCAGAGACACAGCGTCCACCGGTCGGTCGGCGGTTGGCGGCCGGTGAACAATCCAGTTGAGCCACACACGCACCCAACCAAGAGAGAGTGTTCgaaaaagaacaagaaaaaaaaaaagggggagaaaggaagaagaagagggaaacgCGTGCGTAAAAGCCATCGGCCTGGCTAGCTCAGCTTGTCACCTACCCACCCGGTCTGTGCCATTTTGGCCAGGCTTGCTGCCGTGCGGTTGGGATTGTGGAATCTAATTCAAGCTTTAGGTTTCTGCAGCTGTGTATGTCATGCGTGGCTTttgccctttttcttctcttcatcCGCTGCCAAGTTCCCCGACATCACGAACTTCAACTCTTGGGACATGTGTCCAGTACCGATGATGAGCTGTCTCGAAGAGTATGTCTGTCTTCATTCCCGCCGTGTCCCTCTGGGCCCGCCCTACTTGAGCCTAGAATTGCGCCTCGGACTTGGACACGCAACGCGTTCCGTCTTTCCCCTCATTCTAAGCTGGGAAAGGTGAGGATTCTCAATGACTTGTGCGTTCGCCTCCATCACCAACTCCATATCGTCGTAAGAGAAGACGGCACTGTATTCGTGTTTCGATGATTGTATGGCCCTTGTGTAACCGAAAAGGACACTACTGCAATGGCAACTCTCAAGCGATCGGGTCCATCATCCATTGGTAATGCTCCAAATTGCTTGGAAGTCTCCAAGCTCATACGGAAACCGATACCTGTGTCTATCAAGTTGGAAGACATTTTCTCTattctccttctctccctccttctcttaACCCCGCCTGGATCGCTCCTCTCATGGCATATTCATGTCCAGATGCACCCTGCACAGGTGGTTTTTCGCATCGTCCCAGTCTCTCGAGTCGCATCGTATCACGGTGACCTCACAACTCACACCGAGCCTACGCTTGCCCCCTACATCACGGTTCTTTACCGACTTTTGGGCGATTAGTCAGAATTTCTTTCGTTGCTGCGAACCTCCTCCTATCTCGATCGTCTCTCACCCATGTAAAAGGACTTTCGACCTCAAAGCTTTTGCGCGCTGGGTTCGACGTAAATCCAAAAGGATCATGTCGACCCAGGAGGACAAGCTGAAAAGCAAGCACGGCGGTGTGTATTGATAACGGCTTTTCTCTTGCCCAAGCCCCCAAAGGTAACATACATTCGTGTCTGTGTCCAAGGGAGCGAGGCGCCATAACGAGGTCGGAAGTGGTGATAGACCTCGGCACACATCACAACTTTCGCCTACTTGGACTCCGCACAACTCCGCCCCCGCGTCATCCTCGGTGCACTACCCCCAGTGGAACCCGCAGCTTGCATCTTGCATCTTGCAGCTTGCGAAGCGAAGCGACACTCCCCGGAACTGGACGTCTTCTTGTGCCGGCTATCACGTCAAAATCTGGCTCGTGTCTTCCCGTGTATCTTGCGCCTTTTGCACCGCGGCCACTTCGCGAAGGATGTGAGAGTCTTCTGGTTCTCACCGATCTTACTGGAGTTATTCTGTGTTACTGCTGTTGAGCCAGTTGCAACAACCCCCCCGAGCCGTTCGGCTGGATTTGTCACTGTCGTCGATCGTCAAAACTCGGCGACACCTACCACGATCACCCATTCGGTTCTATAATGCCCGAAAGATCCTGGCACTCTCGAGCGTCGAGTAGCTGCAGATCGAGGTGCGTCGCCTTGTCGGAGAGAACACCGACGGAAAAGAGCATACCAAGACATCTTTTCCGAACTGGGTTGTCAACCCCCTTGCTGATGCAACAGAAACGACTGGTTCTTCAACGTATTCACCCCCCAACACTGGCCCTGCTTCTCGACTCCGCTTCAACTCCCCAGATGGACGCCAAGGGCTTGAGTATCGCTGCCTCGCAGACTCATTGAGGGGTAATCTGGGGAAGCCGTGGAAGTCATGGATGGCTTCTTGGGATGTGTACATAAGTAACTAGCACCATGAAGGTAGTTCAACTGACGACTCTCTGCTCCGGCCCTTTGCCTCATCCATGCTTCATTGTCTCTCCAGCGAGTGACGTCTCCTGCTTCCCTGTTCAGATCCTGTAGACTGCACAATGGCCACCAACAAacctctcgacgacggcaatgTGTCGGCCGGGGTCGTGGGAGGAGAGGCGAACTCGATCAACCGTGTCGACACCGCGAACGACGACGCAGACTTCCAGAAGATCCCCAAGATGGACAAGGTGGACGAGTTCGGAGCACACGCCAAGACGGACCCAAAGGAGATTGCACTCGTgaagaagctcgacgccTACATCATCGTGAGTGACCAAGCGGGTTATGGAGACGCTGCACGCGACTCGATGCTAACGAACGCCAGCCCATCCTGTGGCTGATGTACCTGTTCAACTTTCTGGACCGAAACGCCATCATTAACGCCAGGCTGAACGGCCTAGAGAAGGACCTTGGCTTGGTCGGGACCCAGTACAACACATGTGTGTCCATTTTGTTTGTAGGGTGAGTCTGCCTGCCCGTCGTGACCAAGGCTTGACGTGCCTAATGTTGTCACGCAGGTATATCTGTGGTCAGATCCCATCCAACATGATTCTCAGCAGGGTGCGGCCGTCCTGGTACATGGCTGGTAAGGTTTCTTGTCTCTTTCAACGCATTTTATCCACGTCCCCCGAGATCCTTGTTCTGGGGGGGCTTGGAGGTCACCACTTGCCTTTGCTGATATCTCATTCTTCTCAGGGTTCTGTATGGCTTGGTCGGTGGTCAGTCTCTTGACGTTCAAGGTCAATAGCTACAGCGGAATGATTGCCTgccgcttcttcttgggtaTCACCGAAGCTCCTGTACGTTTCCCTTTTGATGAGGATGGAAAGCTCTCTAGTGCTACAGTTACTCACACTCGAACCACTCCAGTTCTACCCCGGAGCGCTCTACATCATCAGCATGTTCTACACCAGAAAAGAGGTCGCGACGCGGATGTCCCTATTTTATACGGGGAACATGCTGGCAAGCTCGTTCTCGGGGCTCATCGCGGCAGGCATCTTCGCCGGGCTTGACGGGTCTATGGGCCTCGCGGGCTGGCAGTGGTAAGAAAAAGCCTTGCTCTTTGTACATCAACCAAGAATCTCGCGGCTGAAACCCCCAATCTCTAGGCTGTTCATCATCCAAGGCGCCGTGtccatcggcgtcgccgtcgccgcgctgTTCCTCCTCCCGGACCACCCGCTCACGACACGCTGGCTGACGCCCGAGCAGAGGCAGCTCGCCCACAACCGCATTTACATCGACACCACCGGCCGCCGCGAAGGGACGAGCGTGTGGACCGGCCTGCGCGACGCGTGCGTCGACTGGCGCACCTGGGCCTTCTGCCTCATGTACCACCTCCACCTCGCGGCCAACGGCTTCCAGAACTTCCTCCCGACCGTCATGCAGACCCTGGGCTACAGCACGACCGTCACCCTGGCGCTGACGTGCCCGCCGTacatcctcgccgcggcggtcGGCATCCTGGTCTCCTGGACGTCCGGCCGCTACAACGAGCGGACGTGGCACATCACCGTCCTAAagtccatcgtcatcggcggcttcgtcgtcgccgtggccACGCTCAACATCGCGGCGCGCCTggtcggcatcgtcttcttcgtgGGCGCCACGTTTGGGATCAACAACCTGATCCTCGGCTGGGCCTCCAGCACCCTCGGCCAGACggatgagaagaaggccgtctcCATCGCCATGTGCAACACCCTGGGCAGCATCGCCAGCATCTACACGCCATACCTCTGGCCCAGCTCGGGCTCGCCGCGTTATCTGACGGCGTGGATCGCCAGCATTGCCTTCTCGGTAGGGGTGATTGTGATTGCTTGGTGGTTGCGGATTTCCCTGCAGcggaagaacaagaagacgaGAGAGCAGCACCCAGAGGAAACGAACTTTTATGTGTATTAATCTCT is drawn from Colletotrichum destructivum chromosome 6, complete sequence and contains these coding sequences:
- a CDS encoding Putative major facilitator superfamily, MFS transporter superfamily: MATNKPLDDGNVSAGVVGGEANSINRVDTANDDADFQKIPKMDKVDEFGAHAKTDPKEIALVKKLDAYIIPILWLMYLFNFLDRNAIINARLNGLEKDLGLVGTQYNTCVSILFVGYICGQIPSNMILSRVRPSWYMAGFCMAWSVVSLLTFKVNSYSGMIACRFFLGITEAPFYPGALYIISMFYTRKEVATRMSLFYTGNMLASSFSGLIAAGIFAGLDGSMGLAGWQWLFIIQGAVSIGVAVAALFLLPDHPLTTRWLTPEQRQLAHNRIYIDTTGRREGTSVWTGLRDACVDWRTWAFCLMYHLHLAANGFQNFLPTVMQTLGYSTTVTLALTCPPYILAAAVGILVSWTSGRYNERTWHITVLKSIVIGGFVVAVATLNIAARLVGIVFFVGATFGINNLILGWASSTLGQTDEKKAVSIAMCNTLGSIASIYTPYLWPSSGSPRYLTAWIASIAFSVGVIVIAWWLRISLQRKNKKTREQHPEETNFYVY